One Spiroplasma endosymbiont of Cantharis nigra DNA segment encodes these proteins:
- the rplQ gene encoding 50S ribosomal protein L17, which produces MSYIQKRGKNTAWRVALMRNLTTELIISERLEITETRAKELRQHFDKMVTLGKRGDLHARRQAAAWLRHVDASEKETALQKLFSTIAKRFKTREGGYTRILKLDNRRGDNAPMCIIELV; this is translated from the coding sequence ATGTCATATATTCAAAAAAGAGGTAAAAACACTGCTTGAAGAGTTGCTTTAATGAGAAACTTAACTACAGAGCTAATAATTTCAGAAAGATTAGAAATTACTGAAACTAGAGCTAAAGAATTAAGACAACACTTTGACAAAATGGTTACACTTGGTAAAAGGGGTGACTTACATGCTCGTAGACAAGCTGCTGCTTGATTAAGACATGTTGATGCTTCTGAGAAGGAAACTGCATTACAAAAATTGTTTTCAACAATTGCAAAAAGGTTTAAAACAAGAGAAGGTGGTTATACAAGAATTCTTAAATTGGATAACCGTCGTGGTGATAATGCACCAATGTGTATCATAGAGTTAGTTTAA
- the rpmJ gene encoding 50S ribosomal protein L36, producing the protein MKVRSSVKKICDKCRVIRRKGRVMIICEQPKHKQRQG; encoded by the coding sequence ATGAAAGTTAGATCATCTGTCAAAAAAATTTGCGACAAGTGTCGTGTAATAAGACGTAAAGGCCGTGTAATGATTATTTGTGAACAACCAAAACATAAACAACGACAAGGTTAA
- a CDS encoding adenylate kinase produces the protein MNIILLGAPGSGKGTLSEFLCEKKAFTQLSTGDLFRDNILNKTELGLKAQEFINKGKLVPDSITNSMVEKYLKGKKKDLIFDGFPRTDDQALALDKMLEKLDEKIDQVVYLDIDESTLMDRLTGRMICQICKRSYHRITRKPLKEGICDFDNGTLIVRPDDQEDKIKIRLEAYHNQTAPLIKFYKDKIIKIDADNCSPEELYIRVEKVLGF, from the coding sequence ATGAATATAATTTTACTTGGTGCTCCAGGTAGTGGTAAAGGAACTCTTTCAGAGTTTCTTTGTGAGAAAAAGGCTTTTACACAACTTTCAACTGGTGATTTATTTAGAGATAATATTTTAAACAAAACTGAATTAGGTTTAAAAGCTCAAGAGTTTATAAATAAGGGAAAGTTAGTTCCAGATTCAATAACAAACTCAATGGTTGAAAAATACCTTAAAGGTAAAAAAAAGGATTTAATTTTTGATGGTTTTCCAAGAACAGATGATCAAGCTTTAGCTTTGGACAAAATGTTAGAAAAATTAGATGAAAAAATTGATCAAGTGGTTTACTTGGATATTGATGAAAGCACTTTAATGGATCGTTTAACAGGAAGAATGATTTGTCAAATTTGCAAAAGAAGTTATCATAGAATAACTAGAAAACCTTTAAAAGAAGGAATTTGTGATTTTGATAATGGCACTTTAATTGTGCGCCCTGATGATCAAGAAGATAAAATAAAAATAAGATTAGAAGCATATCATAATCAAACAGCACCATTAATAAAATTTTATAAAGATAAAATAATAAAAATTGATGCTGACAATTGTTCACCTGAAGAACTTTATATTAGAGTAGAAAAAGTTTTGGGTTTTTAA
- a CDS encoding energy-coupling factor transporter transmembrane component T: protein MRMVFGRYMPYNSIIHKMDPRLKLFMIISLIVVVFLPIGYTGFVFTAAFIFMMYIISKLSFKMLIKLFFPIIFIFLVLILINIFMLKPKGFEDLANGVHDTGAYAYGYIYKWKAICFSEKALYSALYMTIRIFLMITLTTILTGTTQPLELTLAIEDLLWPLKLIGIPVYIFSTIISIALRMIPTLIDEAGRIMKAQSSRGIDFKNGKLIDKAKSMTSLIIPLLVSAFQKAEDLAYAMDSRGYDPHAKRTRYRQVKFRFLDVIIFTLGMGLFATLICYINISSFQNMVQIPRIDTILFS, encoded by the coding sequence ATGAGAATGGTATTTGGTAGATATATGCCCTATAATTCAATAATTCATAAAATGGATCCAAGATTGAAACTATTTATGATTATTTCATTAATTGTTGTTGTATTTTTGCCTATTGGCTATACAGGTTTTGTATTTACAGCAGCTTTTATTTTTATGATGTATATTATAAGTAAATTAAGCTTTAAAATGTTAATTAAGTTATTTTTTCCAATAATATTTATATTTTTGGTCTTAATTTTAATTAATATATTTATGCTAAAGCCGAAAGGTTTTGAAGATCTAGCAAATGGAGTACATGATACGGGTGCTTATGCTTATGGTTATATTTACAAATGAAAAGCAATTTGTTTTTCAGAAAAAGCTTTATATTCAGCTTTATATATGACAATTCGAATATTTTTAATGATTACTTTAACTACAATTTTAACAGGTACAACACAACCTTTAGAATTAACATTAGCAATTGAAGATTTATTATGACCTTTAAAATTAATTGGGATACCTGTATATATTTTCTCAACAATTATTTCAATTGCTTTAAGAATGATTCCAACTTTAATTGATGAAGCAGGGAGAATTATGAAAGCCCAATCTTCAAGGGGAATTGACTTTAAAAATGGAAAATTAATTGATAAGGCTAAATCAATGACTTCTTTAATTATTCCTTTATTGGTATCAGCTTTTCAAAAAGCTGAGGATTTAGCTTATGCAATGGATTCGAGAGGATATGATCCTCATGCCAAAAGAACGAGATATAGACAAGTAAAATTTAGATTTTTAGATGTTATTATTTTTACTCTTGGAATGGGTTTATTTGCAACTCTTATTTGTTATATAAATATCAGTTCATTTCAAAATATGGTACAAATTCCTAGAATTGATACAATTCTATTTTCTTAA
- the infA gene encoding translation initiation factor IF-1 — translation MAKEDYLEVDGTVLEVLPNATFKVKLENEIVIDAHVSGKIRMNYIRILPGDKVTVAISPYDPTRGRITYRFKNGK, via the coding sequence ATGGCAAAAGAAGATTATTTAGAAGTGGATGGTACCGTTTTAGAGGTACTACCAAATGCTACTTTTAAGGTGAAATTAGAAAATGAAATAGTTATAGACGCCCACGTGTCTGGTAAAATCCGAATGAATTACATTCGCATCTTACCAGGAGATAAAGTTACTGTTGCAATTTCACCATATGACCCAACACGTGGAAGAATTACATATCGTTTTAAAAATGGTAAATAA
- a CDS encoding DNA-directed RNA polymerase subunit alpha codes for MKQFSRPEFKLLKEEKNRNYGEFKVEPLERGFGTTLGNAIRRTLISSTPGAAVYAIKIVGAAHEFTSINGIVENVSRIILNLKKLALKIDSKIFEDEEFVELKVSSTRVGKITAGDISLPTGVEVTNPELHICTIADGGVLDLTLFAKNSRGYRSFKDNKKEKLVADAITIDSNYSPIVKVAYHVDATKIGKSVDLEKLVLEVETDGTVTASDAVATAAKILVEHLQFFVNLNDEINELNVIGATNEEDEKELDRLIEDLDFTQRSLNCLKRASINSLRDLVSRTEDDIQEIRNLGRKSLKEIKDKVVQLGLTFKQD; via the coding sequence ATGAAACAATTTTCAAGACCAGAATTTAAATTATTAAAAGAAGAGAAAAACAGAAACTATGGGGAATTTAAAGTTGAACCTCTTGAAAGAGGATTTGGAACAACTCTTGGTAATGCAATTAGAAGAACATTAATTTCTTCAACACCAGGAGCTGCTGTTTATGCAATTAAAATTGTAGGTGCAGCCCATGAATTTACATCAATAAATGGAATTGTTGAAAATGTAAGTAGAATTATTTTAAATCTAAAAAAATTAGCTTTAAAAATTGATTCAAAAATATTTGAAGATGAAGAGTTTGTTGAATTAAAAGTTAGTTCTACAAGAGTTGGAAAAATAACTGCAGGAGATATTAGCTTACCTACTGGAGTTGAAGTTACAAATCCAGAATTACACATATGTACAATTGCAGACGGTGGAGTTTTAGATTTAACTTTATTTGCAAAAAACTCAAGAGGTTATAGATCATTTAAAGATAATAAAAAAGAGAAATTAGTTGCAGATGCAATTACAATCGATTCAAATTATTCTCCAATTGTTAAAGTTGCATATCATGTAGATGCAACAAAAATTGGAAAATCAGTAGATTTAGAAAAACTTGTTTTAGAAGTTGAAACTGATGGAACTGTTACTGCAAGTGATGCAGTTGCAACAGCTGCAAAAATATTAGTTGAACACTTACAATTCTTTGTAAATCTAAATGATGAAATTAATGAATTAAATGTAATTGGGGCAACAAATGAAGAAGATGAAAAAGAATTAGATCGTTTAATTGAAGATTTAGACTTTACACAAAGAAGTTTAAATTGTTTAAAAAGAGCAAGCATCAATTCATTGCGTGACTTAGTCTCTCGTACTGAAGATGATATTCAAGAAATAAGAAACTTGGGTAGAAAATCATTAAAAGAAATTAAAGATAAAGTTGTTCAATTAGGATTAACTTTTAAACAAGACTAG
- the map gene encoding type I methionyl aminopeptidase, with translation MAITIKNAEQIEKMRYAGRVLGEALHELKKMIKPGINCLELDKFFIDFITKKGCTSNFKGYGGFPAHICISINEQLIHGIPRNRILKDGDIVSIDAGCVFEKYHADAAITAICGNSKDKKYDKLIELTEKSLYLAIEQVKAGVRIGTISSTVQKFIEENGYHLPTDYSGHGIGLEMHEDPFVPNVGIENTGMRLVPGMAICIEPMVQIGTNKTIVADDDWTVSSKDGSMTAHFEHTILITEGDPEVLTLFKTKEETE, from the coding sequence ATGGCTATTACAATTAAAAATGCTGAACAAATTGAAAAAATGAGATATGCGGGAAGAGTTCTTGGAGAAGCCTTACATGAACTAAAAAAAATGATTAAACCAGGCATTAATTGTTTGGAATTAGATAAATTTTTTATAGATTTTATTACAAAAAAAGGTTGTACAAGTAATTTTAAAGGTTATGGTGGATTTCCTGCACATATATGTATATCAATTAATGAACAATTAATTCATGGAATACCTAGAAATAGAATATTAAAAGATGGAGATATTGTATCAATTGATGCAGGATGTGTTTTTGAAAAATATCATGCAGATGCAGCAATAACTGCAATTTGTGGTAACTCAAAAGATAAAAAGTATGATAAACTAATAGAGTTGACTGAAAAGTCACTATACTTGGCAATTGAGCAGGTAAAAGCTGGTGTACGCATCGGAACTATTTCTTCTACTGTTCAAAAATTTATTGAAGAAAATGGTTATCATTTGCCAACAGATTATTCAGGACATGGTATTGGATTGGAAATGCATGAAGATCCCTTTGTTCCTAATGTAGGAATAGAAAATACTGGAATGAGATTAGTTCCAGGAATGGCTATTTGTATTGAACCGATGGTTCAAATAGGAACAAATAAAACTATTGTTGCTGATGATGATTGAACAGTGTCATCAAAAGATGGTAGCATGACTGCCCACTTTGAACATACTATTTTGATCACTGAAGGAGATCCAGAGGTATTAACTTTATTTAAAACCAAGGAGGAAACAGAATAA
- a CDS encoding pyrroline-5-carboxylate reductase family protein, whose translation MNNILFIGLGHMGSSLFKGMLKNKQIKAKFYGYDTLKELEDKVIKSVKGANSLNNLEEIVSKNINYIIFAVRPIDFDKLCQNLNRLDLTNKTIISMVNAIEIEEIKLKFKKQKNLKIIRIMPNMNASIQKSVTAIAYNNAAKEELDFVIKMFESCGIVELIEEKNFATFTAISGCLPAYVFTFFKAITDYGIENGIEKEKVFRIVEQSIIGSIRNAANSQMELKEMIDSICVPNGSTIEGQKVLQDYKFEEIIKQCLQQADKYSKPIK comes from the coding sequence ATGAACAATATTTTATTTATTGGTTTAGGTCATATGGGATCATCTTTGTTTAAAGGAATGCTTAAAAATAAGCAAATTAAGGCAAAATTTTATGGTTATGATACACTTAAAGAATTAGAAGACAAAGTAATAAAATCTGTAAAAGGTGCTAATTCCTTAAATAATTTAGAAGAAATAGTATCCAAAAATATAAACTATATTATTTTTGCTGTTAGGCCAATTGATTTTGATAAATTATGTCAAAATTTAAATAGGTTAGACTTAACAAATAAAACCATTATTTCAATGGTTAATGCCATAGAAATAGAAGAAATTAAGTTAAAATTTAAAAAGCAGAAAAATTTAAAAATTATAAGAATAATGCCAAATATGAATGCTTCAATACAAAAATCAGTGACAGCTATTGCATATAATAATGCTGCAAAAGAAGAATTAGACTTTGTTATAAAAATGTTTGAAAGTTGTGGTATTGTAGAGTTAATTGAAGAAAAAAACTTTGCTACTTTCACAGCAATTTCTGGTTGTCTGCCAGCTTATGTATTTACTTTTTTTAAGGCAATTACAGATTATGGCATTGAAAATGGCATTGAAAAAGAAAAAGTTTTTAGAATTGTTGAACAGTCAATAATTGGAAGTATTAGAAATGCTGCCAATTCACAGATGGAATTGAAGGAAATGATTGATAGTATTTGTGTTCCTAATGGTTCAACAATTGAAGGTCAAAAAGTTTTACAAGATTATAAGTTTGAAGAAATTATAAAACAATGTCTTCAACAAGCAGATAAATATTCTAAACCAATTAAGTAA
- the rpsM gene encoding 30S ribosomal protein S13, with translation MARINGVEIPNEKRVVIALTYIYGIGLTTSQKILEATKVSEDTRVKDLSEENIKSISQEISKVKTEGDLRRETALNIKRLMEIGCYRGMRHRKGLTVRGQSTKTNARTRKGPRKTVANKKK, from the coding sequence ATGGCTCGTATAAATGGGGTAGAGATACCTAATGAAAAAAGAGTAGTTATTGCTCTAACTTATATTTATGGTATTGGTTTAACAACTTCACAAAAAATCCTTGAGGCTACAAAAGTAAGCGAAGATACAAGAGTTAAAGACTTATCAGAAGAGAATATTAAATCAATCTCTCAAGAAATTTCTAAAGTAAAAACTGAAGGAGATTTAAGAAGAGAAACAGCATTAAACATTAAACGTTTAATGGAAATTGGATGTTACAGAGGAATGAGACACAGAAAAGGACTTACTGTTCGTGGACAGTCAACTAAGACAAATGCACGTACAAGAAAAGGTCCTCGAAAAACTGTAGCTAATAAGAAAAAATAG
- the truA gene encoding tRNA pseudouridine(38-40) synthase TruA, protein MYYYLLTIEYDGTDFCGWAKQNRQLTIQGEIEKSIAKVAKNSIFRIVGASKTDSGVHANDQKAWVELNFKPNIDGFLKALNRSLTLGIQVKDMMPISKEFRVRNCKEKIYEYKINLGKNNVFENRYYFLPKNSLNILKLKEALNIFVGNHDFLNFSGLKTEEVDLIKTKRKINSIECDLKNDLFLITFKAKGFIRYQIRMIIGACIAYSLNKISLEKIINVLELKEEKMPYIANPEGLILKKIIY, encoded by the coding sequence ATGTATTATTATTTATTAACTATTGAGTACGATGGAACTGATTTTTGTGGTTGAGCTAAACAAAATAGACAATTAACTATTCAAGGCGAAATTGAAAAGTCTATAGCAAAAGTAGCTAAAAACTCTATATTTAGAATAGTTGGAGCTTCAAAGACTGATTCAGGAGTTCATGCAAATGATCAAAAGGCATGAGTAGAATTAAACTTTAAACCAAATATTGATGGTTTTTTAAAGGCATTAAATAGAAGTTTAACTTTGGGTATTCAAGTAAAAGATATGATGCCTATAAGTAAGGAATTTAGAGTTAGAAATTGCAAAGAAAAAATTTATGAATATAAAATAAACTTAGGAAAAAATAATGTCTTTGAAAATAGATATTATTTTTTGCCGAAGAATTCATTAAATATTTTAAAATTAAAAGAAGCCTTGAATATCTTTGTAGGTAATCATGATTTTTTAAATTTCTCAGGTTTAAAGACTGAGGAAGTAGATTTAATTAAAACAAAAAGAAAAATTAATTCAATTGAATGCGATTTAAAAAATGATTTATTTTTAATTACTTTTAAAGCAAAAGGTTTTATTAGATATCAAATTCGAATGATTATAGGGGCTTGTATAGCTTACAGTTTAAACAAAATTAGTTTAGAAAAAATTATAAATGTTTTAGAACTAAAAGAAGAAAAAATGCCATATATTGCAAATCCTGAGGGACTTATTTTAAAAAAGATTATTTATTAA
- the rpsK gene encoding 30S ribosomal protein S11, with amino-acid sequence MANNKQNNKKKVKKNIAKGIAHVHSTFNNTIVTVSDEKGNVIAWSSAGVMGFRGSKKSTPYAAQLIAEAAGKGAMDNGVKSIAVEVKGPGPGRDAAVRSLQGIGLEITSIKDTTPIPHNGVRPRKRPRG; translated from the coding sequence ATGGCAAATAATAAACAAAACAACAAGAAAAAAGTTAAAAAGAATATTGCTAAAGGTATAGCTCACGTTCACTCAACATTCAACAATACAATCGTAACTGTTTCAGATGAAAAAGGTAATGTTATAGCTTGATCAAGTGCTGGAGTAATGGGATTTAGAGGAAGTAAAAAATCAACACCTTATGCTGCTCAGTTAATTGCTGAAGCTGCTGGTAAAGGGGCTATGGACAATGGAGTTAAATCTATTGCTGTTGAAGTAAAAGGTCCAGGTCCAGGAAGAGATGCTGCTGTTAGAAGTTTACAGGGTATCGGATTAGAAATAACTTCAATTAAAGATACAACACCAATTCCCCACAATGGAGTGCGTCCACGTAAACGCCCGAGAGGTTAA
- a CDS encoding energy-coupling factor transporter ATPase, protein MVSQPKWDFNGEIKFESVAYTYSKNSPFEFRALNGTDLIIEEKKITAVIGMTGSGKSTLIQLTNGLLVTETGRTKIGDFQIPASTKKIKQVKELRREVGLVFQFPEYQLFQDTIEKDISFGPINLGANKKESFEKVPGLLKMVDLPVDYAKRSPFDLSGGQKRRVAIAGIIAMDGNTLVLDEPTGGLDPQGEEDFMNLFNKLNKEKNKRIIIVTHNMDHVLQIADQVIVMHKGKVISKGTPFEIFSNNKLLEEIEIEPPKLYKLAHKLKKAGLDVTKTEFRSVEELAKAIKLAVKAKRK, encoded by the coding sequence ATGGTAAGTCAGCCAAAATGAGATTTTAATGGAGAAATTAAATTTGAGTCAGTTGCTTATACATATAGCAAAAACTCTCCGTTCGAATTCAGAGCTTTAAATGGAACTGATTTAATTATTGAAGAGAAAAAAATTACAGCAGTAATTGGTATGACAGGTAGTGGTAAATCTACTTTAATACAATTAACTAATGGATTATTAGTAACTGAAACTGGACGAACAAAAATTGGGGACTTTCAAATTCCTGCATCTACTAAAAAAATTAAACAGGTTAAAGAATTAAGAAGGGAAGTTGGGTTAGTATTCCAATTCCCAGAGTATCAATTATTTCAAGATACAATAGAAAAAGATATTTCCTTTGGACCAATTAATCTAGGAGCAAATAAAAAAGAAAGTTTTGAAAAGGTTCCTGGATTATTAAAGATGGTAGATTTACCAGTAGATTATGCTAAAAGAAGTCCATTTGATTTAAGTGGTGGTCAAAAACGTAGGGTTGCTATTGCAGGAATTATTGCAATGGATGGAAATACACTTGTTCTTGATGAACCAACAGGTGGTTTAGATCCTCAAGGTGAAGAAGACTTTATGAATTTATTTAATAAATTAAATAAAGAAAAAAATAAGAGAATTATTATTGTAACTCATAATATGGATCATGTTTTACAGATTGCAGATCAAGTAATTGTTATGCATAAAGGTAAAGTTATTTCAAAAGGAACCCCATTTGAAATTTTCTCTAATAATAAATTATTAGAAGAAATTGAAATAGAACCACCAAAATTATATAAACTTGCTCATAAATTAAAAAAAGCAGGTCTTGATGTTACAAAAACTGAGTTTAGATCAGTTGAAGAACTTGCAAAAGCAATAAAATTAGCTGTTAAAGCTAAAAGAAAATAG
- the secY gene encoding preprotein translocase subunit SecY has translation MAAKVNKTKKAKKTKYKNEFAKGGFFVRNKDLVKRIVFTLIVLIIIRMGTLLTVPGVQVSANFKESVGNQDFFQLLSTLGGGSIGQFSILALGVSPYITASIIVQLLSTDVIPVLTRWSKSGERGRRKLDRLTKLLAIPFALMQSVATIFTLTSQGLIDAKWGTNAQGTGPAWFYYILVPTVMLGGTFLMLWISDQITIKGIGNGVSIIIFTGIVSQMPNNFTNTFKFWVEIKGESTILFDGLLKFLIYIISFLLVIFVVVLMNEAERKIPIQQTGAGLVDTKDHTPYLPLKLNNAGVIPVIFASAIISTPMTVAQIIAATNPNNGFVLFTQNYLSFGTWWGIAIYGILTILFTFLYAQVQINPEKITENFKKSGTFIPGIKPGKETEKFLSGVINRLSIIGALFLAGIAVLPYVISKITALPSHLAIGGTGLIIVISVAIQTVQQLKGRLIQQSFLDKKQDKFSENETAYNSHIW, from the coding sequence GTGGCTGCTAAAGTTAATAAAACTAAAAAGGCTAAAAAAACTAAATATAAAAACGAATTCGCTAAAGGTGGCTTCTTTGTTAGAAACAAAGACCTTGTCAAACGAATCGTTTTTACTTTAATAGTATTAATAATAATTAGAATGGGAACTTTATTAACAGTTCCTGGAGTTCAAGTTTCAGCAAATTTTAAAGAATCAGTTGGAAATCAAGACTTTTTCCAATTATTATCTACTTTAGGTGGGGGAAGTATTGGACAATTCTCAATCTTGGCTTTAGGTGTTTCACCTTATATTACTGCCTCAATTATTGTTCAATTACTTTCAACTGATGTTATTCCTGTTTTAACAAGATGAAGTAAATCTGGTGAAAGAGGAAGAAGAAAATTAGATAGGTTAACCAAGTTATTAGCAATTCCATTTGCATTAATGCAATCTGTAGCTACAATCTTTACATTAACAAGTCAAGGACTAATTGATGCTAAATGAGGTACAAATGCACAAGGAACTGGACCTGCATGATTTTATTACATATTAGTACCAACAGTAATGCTTGGTGGAACATTCTTAATGCTATGAATTTCAGATCAAATAACAATTAAAGGTATTGGTAATGGAGTTTCAATTATTATTTTTACAGGTATTGTTTCACAAATGCCAAATAACTTTACAAACACATTTAAGTTTTGAGTTGAAATAAAAGGAGAATCAACAATTCTATTTGATGGATTATTGAAATTTCTAATATATATTATTTCATTCTTATTAGTTATTTTTGTTGTTGTTTTAATGAATGAAGCTGAAAGAAAAATTCCAATTCAACAAACTGGTGCGGGATTAGTTGATACAAAAGATCACACACCATATCTGCCATTGAAATTAAATAATGCAGGGGTTATTCCAGTTATTTTTGCCTCAGCTATAATTTCAACACCAATGACAGTTGCTCAAATTATTGCAGCTACAAACCCAAATAATGGTTTTGTGTTGTTTACACAAAATTACTTATCATTTGGTACATGGTGAGGAATTGCAATTTATGGAATACTAACAATTCTATTTACTTTCCTTTATGCACAAGTACAAATTAATCCTGAAAAAATTACAGAAAACTTTAAAAAATCTGGGACATTTATTCCAGGAATTAAACCTGGAAAAGAAACTGAAAAATTCTTATCAGGGGTAATTAATAGATTAAGTATTATTGGAGCATTATTCCTTGCAGGAATTGCCGTTCTTCCTTATGTAATTTCAAAAATTACAGCTTTACCATCTCACTTAGCAATTGGGGGAACCGGTTTAATAATTGTAATCTCAGTTGCAATTCAAACTGTTCAACAATTAAAAGGTAGATTGATTCAACAATCATTCTTGGATAAAAAACAAGATAAATTTAGTGAAAATGAAACTGCCTATAATTCACATATTTGATAA
- a CDS encoding energy-coupling factor transporter ATPase — translation MSSNNLNATEKLNEFRLKLNEHNDKLIRASQKMIIARSKFSRREVDMDFVKATENEYKLIKKEFKEVSNNSFFFDNVIKAKQELKKASKNSKEYWKLFEEYKLAVFLYKESKIAIKDRGHGGLLSKLSDTALKLEKIKFRYREGHPFAVNGVSVEIKHGDYVAIIGHNGSGKSTLSKIIIGVLQPTVGSIEVYGNKVTRNNINMIRKFLGIVFQNPDNQFIGSTVRDDIAFGLENRRIAPSKMADIIMKSAKKVRMEEFLDHEPLMLSGGQKQRVAIASALALSPDILIFDEATSMLDPKGKNEVKEIMVELKNTREKTIFSITHDMDEILNADKVMVMNKGELVKFGSPKEILSEKEFLRSIHLDIPFVAQIEEALQNEGLKISGSANLEELVKNICLK, via the coding sequence ATGTCAAGCAACAATTTAAATGCAACTGAAAAATTAAATGAATTCAGGCTTAAACTAAATGAACATAATGATAAGTTAATTCGAGCAAGTCAAAAAATGATTATTGCAAGAAGTAAGTTTTCTAGACGTGAAGTTGATATGGATTTTGTTAAGGCAACTGAAAATGAGTACAAATTAATAAAAAAAGAATTTAAGGAAGTTTCTAATAATAGCTTCTTTTTTGACAATGTAATAAAAGCAAAACAAGAATTAAAAAAAGCCTCTAAAAACTCAAAAGAATATTGAAAATTATTTGAAGAGTATAAGTTAGCAGTCTTTTTATATAAAGAATCAAAAATAGCTATTAAAGACAGAGGTCATGGTGGATTACTATCAAAGCTATCTGATACAGCTTTAAAACTTGAAAAAATTAAGTTTAGATATAGAGAAGGACATCCTTTTGCAGTTAATGGAGTTAGTGTTGAAATTAAGCATGGAGATTATGTAGCTATTATTGGACATAACGGTAGTGGTAAGTCTACACTTTCAAAAATTATTATTGGGGTTTTACAACCAACAGTAGGTTCTATTGAAGTATATGGAAATAAAGTTACAAGAAATAATATAAATATGATTCGTAAATTTTTAGGCATTGTCTTTCAAAATCCAGACAATCAATTTATTGGTTCTACTGTAAGAGATGATATTGCATTTGGATTAGAAAATAGAAGAATTGCTCCGTCTAAAATGGCAGATATTATTATGAAATCTGCTAAAAAAGTAAGAATGGAAGAATTCTTAGATCACGAACCTTTAATGCTAAGTGGTGGTCAAAAACAAAGAGTTGCAATCGCTTCTGCTTTAGCTTTATCTCCAGATATATTAATTTTTGATGAAGCAACAAGTATGTTGGATCCAAAAGGAAAAAATGAAGTAAAAGAAATTATGGTAGAATTAAAAAACACAAGAGAAAAAACAATTTTTTCTATTACTCATGATATGGATGAAATTTTAAATGCTGATAAAGTTATGGTTATGAATAAAGGCGAATTAGTTAAATTTGGTTCACCAAAGGAAATACTATCTGAAAAAGAATTCTTGAGATCTATTCATTTAGATATTCCTTTTGTAGCACAAATTGAAGAGGCTTTGCAAAACGAGGGGCTTAAAATCTCTGGAAGTGCAAATTTGGAAGAGTTGGTGAAAAATATATGTCTCAAATAA